The proteins below come from a single Streptomyces sp. SCSIO 75703 genomic window:
- a CDS encoding DUF6344 domain-containing protein — protein sequence MARNKVMTLWTAIVTAFLALCAALGFVSTTAAAAVPQTGTHSNTERAAERTAPAAASRPWSRPGSLPPTMKQRIRAEAHGSAPRCRHIPPADTARSAGPLCGVPEPPAQHTAPLQR from the coding sequence ATGGCCCGGAACAAGGTCATGACGCTGTGGACCGCCATCGTCACCGCCTTCCTCGCGCTCTGCGCGGCGCTCGGCTTCGTCTCCACGACGGCCGCCGCGGCCGTACCGCAGACCGGCACCCACAGCAACACGGAGCGCGCGGCCGAGCGGACCGCACCCGCGGCGGCGTCCCGGCCCTGGTCCCGACCCGGCTCCCTGCCCCCCACGATGAAGCAGCGCATCCGCGCCGAGGCCCACGGCTCGGCTCCCCGGTGCCGGCACATCCCCCCGGCCGACACGGCCCGCTCCGCCGGCCCCCTGTGCGGCGTCCCCGAGCCCCCGGCCCAGCACACGGCACCGCTCCAGCGCTGA
- a CDS encoding N-(5'-phosphoribosyl)anthranilate isomerase, whose product MGAWVDQIFRAAQASQGGVVRRSIYDVERFGALEEIIKIARERHFHVLETGDQVVILCNEGELRIHC is encoded by the coding sequence GGTTGATCAGATATTCCGGGCGGCGCAGGCGAGTCAAGGTGGCGTCGTGCGCCGGTCGATCTACGACGTGGAGCGGTTTGGTGCGTTGGAAGAGATCATCAAGATCGCGCGTGAGCGCCACTTCCACGTTCTTGAGACGGGGGACCAGGTCGTCATCCTCTGCAACGAAGGCGAACTGCGGATTCATTGCTGA